One region of Amphiprion ocellaris isolate individual 3 ecotype Okinawa chromosome 9, ASM2253959v1, whole genome shotgun sequence genomic DNA includes:
- the plekha8 gene encoding pleckstrin homology domain-containing family A member 8, translated as MEGVLHKWTNYISGWQPRWFVLDGGTLSYYDSQEDAWKGCKGSIKISVCEIQVHSSDSTRFDLTIPGEQYFYLKAINAAERQKWLVALGTAKACLTDNRTKREKELQENTEALKTKMSELRLYCDLLLQQVNKIKENDELGETAEMGIDTGNLVKSTCTTFLKTLEECMQIANRTFSTDMASQSPPGTPPVAAIKPQKIKPVNHLNQNLGEKWRDLAETSGEAIAHDNQTLDSGAEGPDEPDRPEHYTSPSDVESASSSVHEERVDPTLHTTQNTCEIEHYDQPAEGVEDNEGDKAEEQKEHKEDQSQEHDNNNIEVNAVQLQEDFSDQEEGETPRDSTESEDTEQVETFFSTMSHRFSDIRLDDDNGIPTQEFLDSCYAIVPVLDKLGSTVFAPVKMDFVGNIKKIHQKLLSDNDSFPTLQSIVLHEVQTNVAKVRNSATEALLWLKRGLKFLKEFLSEVNAGEQDIQGALNNAYGKTLRQYHGWVVRGVFALALRAAPSYQSFAAALVSREGDELTSGFTSGMHRDLGVYLPAMERQLAILDSLYEEYNLESDEVV; from the exons ATGGAAGGTGTGCTGCACAAGTGGACCAATTACATAAGTG GTTGGCAACCTCGCTGGTTTGTGCTTGACGGAGGAACTTTGTCGTACTATGACTCTCAAGAAGATGCCTGGAAGGGTTGCAAAGGCAGCattaaaatttcagtttgtgaaATCCAAG TTCATTCCTCTGACTCCACACGATTTGACCTGACCATACCAGGAGAGCAGTACTTTTACCTCAAAGCCATCAATGCAGCAGAGAGGCAGAAATGGCTGGTGGCACTGGGAACAGCCAAAGCTTGCCTTACAGACAACCGAACCAAGAGAGAAAAAG AGCTTCAGGAGAACACCGAAGCGCTCAAAACCAAGATGTCAGAACTCAGATTGTATTGTGACCTTCTTCTCCAGCAAGTAAACAAGATCAAGGAGAATGATGAGCTAGGAGAAACGGCAGAG ATGGGCATAGACACTGGAAACCTGGTGAAATCTACATGCACTACTTTCCTAAAGACTCTGGAGGAATGTATGCAGATAGCGAATCGTACTTTCAGCACAGATATGGCATCACAGAGTCCGCCAGGAACTCCTCCCGTCGCAGCCATCAAACCCCAGAAG ATTAAGCCCGTCAATCACTTAAATCAAAACCTTGGAGAAAA GTGGAGAGATTTGGCTGAAACCTCAGGAGAAGCAATAGCACATGACAACCAGACCCTTGATTCTGGAGCAGAGGGACCAGATGAACCAGATAGACCAGAACATTATACTTCCCCATCAG ACGTCGAATCAGCCAGCAGCTCAGTTCACGAGGAGCGAGTCGATCCCACTTTACACACTACCCAGAATACCTGTGAGATTGAACACTATGACCAGCCAGCAGAGGGAGTGGAGGACAATGAGGGAGACAAAGCAGAGGAGCAGAAGGAGCACAAAGAGGACCAAAGTCAAGAGcacgacaacaacaacattgaAGTAAACGCTGTCCAGCTACAAGAGGACTTTTCAGACCAAGAAGAGGGAGAAACTCCCAGAGACTCAACAGAGTCGGAAGACACAGAGCAGGTGGAAACGTTCTTCAGCACAATGAGTCACAG atttagtgATATAAGACTGGATGACGACAATGGTATCCCTACACAAGAGTTTTTGGACTCATGCTATGCAATAGTGCCTGTATTAG ACAAACTGGGATCTACGGTGTTTGCACCAGTTAAAATGGATTTTGTTGGAAATATCAAG AAAATTCACCAGAAGCTGCTGTCAGACAACGACAGCTTCCCCACACTACAGTCCATCGTGCTGCATGAAGTTCAAACTAATGTTGCCAAAGTGCGCAACTCGGCTACCGAGGCTCTGCTGTGGCTAAAACGAGGCCTGAAGTTCCTCAAGGAGTTTCTGTCCGAGGTCAACGCTGGAGAACAAGACATCCAGGGAGCGCTGA ATAATGCTTATGGAAAGACTCTTCGGCAGTACCACGGATGGGTTGTTCGAGGCGTATTTGCT TTGGCGCTGAGAGCTGCCCCGTCTTATCAAAGCTTCGCCGCTGCCTTAGTGTCCAGAGAGGGCGACGAGCTGACGAGCGGCTTCACCAGCGGCATGCACAGGGACCTGGGAGTTTACCTGCCCGCCATGGAGAGGCAGCTGGCCATCCTGGATTCACTGTATGAAGAATACAACCTGGAGTCTGATGAGGTGGTGTGA